Proteins from a single region of Tumebacillus amylolyticus:
- a CDS encoding PD-(D/E)XK nuclease family protein — protein MAFQITPYPEWSWSHSRDHLFQECPRRYYYHYYGSHNGWLRDASEEQREAYRLKQMANLFLIFGDALHQVADMYIRQWQSKSHLFSYTELHTKVRNMMNQAVLESKNVEQWMEAPKKRKMLVEWYYYNQLPKRIVEMIKERMETCLTNLLDSESLQEITTDPRVEILEMEKLNTIYVRGEKVYVKLDVLYRIGDRYIIADWKTGQEDDSIEEQLYLYAYYLHRELAVPLEQIEIRTEYLLPGECKKTYVTQANLEQVEEKIISSTTEMKSYLQDPVQNQPLARLDFEGAASSRSCMYCNYRQLCELKDRTLSDATDEATQADVG, from the coding sequence ATGGCCTTCCAGATTACGCCCTACCCCGAGTGGTCGTGGTCGCATTCGCGTGACCACCTGTTCCAAGAGTGCCCTCGGAGGTATTACTACCATTATTACGGCTCGCACAACGGCTGGCTGCGCGATGCGTCGGAGGAGCAGCGAGAAGCGTACCGCTTGAAGCAGATGGCGAACTTGTTCCTGATCTTCGGGGATGCACTGCACCAAGTGGCCGACATGTACATCCGGCAGTGGCAGTCCAAAAGCCACCTGTTTTCCTATACGGAGTTGCACACGAAGGTTCGCAACATGATGAACCAAGCGGTGCTCGAATCCAAGAACGTCGAGCAATGGATGGAAGCGCCGAAGAAACGCAAGATGTTGGTGGAGTGGTACTATTACAACCAACTGCCCAAGCGCATCGTCGAGATGATCAAGGAGCGCATGGAGACATGCTTGACGAACTTGCTCGACAGCGAGTCTTTGCAGGAGATCACGACCGATCCGCGAGTGGAGATTCTCGAGATGGAGAAGTTGAACACGATCTACGTGCGCGGCGAGAAAGTTTATGTGAAGCTCGACGTGCTGTACAGAATCGGCGACCGCTACATCATCGCGGACTGGAAGACCGGGCAGGAGGATGACAGCATCGAGGAGCAGTTGTATCTCTATGCGTACTACCTGCACCGCGAACTGGCCGTGCCGCTGGAGCAAATTGAGATTCGCACGGAGTACCTGTTGCCCGGTGAGTGCAAGAAAACGTACGTCACCCAAGCCAACTTGGAGCAGGTGGAGGAGAAAATCATCTCCTCGACGACAGAGATGAAATCCTACCTGCAAGACCCCGTGCAGAACCAGCCGCTCGCCAGACTCGACTTCGAAGGAGCCGCCAGTTCCCGCTCCTGCATGTACTGCAACTACCGCCAACTCTGCGAGTTGAAGGACCGCACGCTGTCAGACGCTACAGATGAAGCAACTCAGGCGGATGTAGGGTAA